In a genomic window of Octopus sinensis unplaced genomic scaffold, ASM634580v1 Contig11478, whole genome shotgun sequence:
- the LOC115228953 gene encoding uncharacterized protein K02A2.6-like — MGNDDQKKNEAYTTIRIQKKSGKKRMNIDLRLKIDTGAQSDILPVNLYKKMFPEHMTEEDKIKEGILTPSDVILTAYGGKRIPQLGKTTITGTHKGKIIKCSFYVTRTEGPAILRLDTCKKLNIVSINGEVKATPGRIDRDMPIKDRPPITNKDELISMYPECFDDTFGCFVKCRYHITVDPNIKPIVHPPRRVPLELKEKLKTELDKMEKKEIITKVTRPTDWVNSIIIKEKPNGTLRICLDPRDLNKALKREHHPIPTLEEITPSLAGSKLFSKLDASNGYWNVKIDKESSMLTTFNTPLGRYRFNRLPFGLKVSQDLFQCQIDETYQGCKGAIGIADDIQVHGKDETTHDFNLHEAMEKTRQAGIKLNANKCVVKAKECKFFGIIYSAEGVKPDPAKVEAIRDIKEPKDKELRSFLGLIHYMGAFIPKLADHTANLRELNKDDVEFDWCASHTQDFEAIKKLISKETTLQYYDRRKPVTLQVDASMRGVGAALIQEGKPIAYASKALSPTETRYANTERELLAVVYGWEKFHTYLYGRHFNIKTDHRPLEQIHRKNLMKAPARLQRLLLRLQTYDYDIRFKSGKDLILADALSRLSSHDKQEMEGLSIKVHHIVNVTTTKLAEAKEETSKDEELQLLTQMVIQGWPEKRRQVQPLIHEYLAIHDDISVENGILMAGSRIIIPKSMQKEILDKIHQGHLGMEKCKLRVKSAVYWVSMYKDIEKTVSTCHICQKYRNSQQKEEMISSDIPRRPWQTIGADLFTEIQEWYLIMACYYSKFHL; from the coding sequence atgGGAAATGACGACCAGAAAAAAAATGAGGCATACACAACAATAAGAATTCAAAAGAAGTCTGGCAAGAAACGAATGAACATTGACTTAAGGCTGAAGATTGACACTGGAGCCCAGAGTGATATCTTGCCTGTCAACCTTTACAAGAAGAtgttcccagaacacatgacagaAGAGGATAAAATCAAAGAAGGAATCCTCACACCAAGTGATGTAATCCTCACTGCGTATGGAGGTAAAAGGATTCCACAACTGGGCAAAACAACAATTACAGGGacacacaaaggaaaaataatcaagtgttctttttatgtcacaagaacagagggaccagcaattcTTAGACTCGATACCTGCAAAAAGCTAAATATTGTGTCAATCAATGGTGAAGTGAAGGCAACTCCGGGCAGGATTGACAGAGATATGCCTATCAAAGACCGACCACCCATCACAAACAAAGATGAATTGATAAGCATGTACCCTGAATGCTTTGACGATACATTTGGGTGCTTTGTGAAATGTCGATACCATATAACAGTCGACCCAAATATCAAACCAATTGTTCACCCACCTCGCCGCGTCCCTCTGGAGCTAAAAGAGAAGCTGAAGACAGAGttggacaaaatggaaaaaaaagaaataatcaccAAAGTGACACGACCAACAGACTGGGTAAATTCAATCATAATCAAGGAAAAACCCAATGGTACCCTACGGATATGCCTCGATCCAAGGGACCTGAACAAGGCATTAAAAAGAGAGCACCATCCAATTCCAACCCTTGAAGAAATCACACCATCATTGGCTGGATCTAAATTATTCAGCAAACTGGATGCCAGTAATGGGTActggaatgtaaagatagacaaagagtCATCCATGCTCACTACCTTCAACACACCACTTGGCAGATATCGATTCAACCGACTCCCATTTGGATTGAAGGTGAGCCAAGATCTTTTCCAGTGTCAAATAGATGAGACCTACCAAGGCTGCAAGGGAGCAATCGGAATAGCAGATGACATCCAAGTGCATGGCAAGGATGAGACCACACATGACTTCAATTTACATGAAGCTATGGAGAAAACCCGACAAGCAGGCATCAAACTCAATGCAAACAAGTGTGTGGTAAAAGCAAAGGAGTGCAAATTCTTTGGAATTATATACTCTGCAGAGGGAGTGAAACCAGACCCCGCTAAAGTGGAAGCCATCAGAGACATTAAAGAACCCAAAGACAAGGAACTCAGGAGCTTCCTGGGACTCATCCACTACATGGGAGCCTTCATACCTAAGCTGGCTGATCACACTGCAAATCTCCGAGAACTAAACAAAGATGACGTAGAGTTTGATTGGTGTGCTTCACACACACAGGATTTCGAAGCAATCAAAAAGCTCATCAGTAAGGAGACAACTCTGCAGTACTATGACAGACGCAAACCAGTAACACTGCAAGTCGATGCTTCTATGAGAGGAGTTGGCGCAGCACTGATACAGGAAGGTAAACCCATTGCATATGCCTCGAAAGCTCTCTCACCCACAGAGACAAGGTACGCAAATACTGAAAGGGAACTCTTGGCAGTAGTATATGGATGGGAAAAGttccatacatacctgtatggcaGACACTTCAATATTAAAACAGACCATCGCCCGCTagaacaaatacatagaaaaaacctCATGAAAGCACCAGCCAGACTGCAAAGATTACTGTTAAGGCTTCAAACATACGACTACGATATCAGGTTCAAGTCAGGAAAAGACCTGATATTGGCGGATGCTCTTTCCAGACTATCCTCACATGATAAACAGGAGATGGAAGGACTAAGCATAAAGGTCCACCACATTGTAAATGTAACAACTACAAAGCTAGCAGAAGCCAAAGAGGAGACCAGCAAAGATGAAGAACTCCAGCTCCTTACTCAGATGGTGATTCAGGGGTGGCCAGAAAAGAGACGTCAGGTGCAGCCCCTCATTCATGAATATTTGGCCATCCATGATGATATATCAGTGGAGAATGGAATCCTGATGGCTGGATCCCGAATAATTATACCCAAGTCAATGCAAAAAGAGATTCTTGACAAGATCCACCAAGGGCATCTCGGAATGGAGAAATGCAAGCTCCGAGTCAAGTCAGCAGTATATTGGGTAAgcatgtacaaagacatagaGAAGACAGTTTCTACATGCCACATCTGTCAGAAGTACAGAAACTCACaacaaaaggaggaaatgatATCTAGTGACATCCCAAGAAGGCCATGGCAAACTATTGGAGCAGATCTGTTCACAGAGATCCAagaatggtatttgataatggccTGCTACTACTCCAAATTCCATTTGTGA